The genomic window CCGGCAACCTGATCGAACTGTTCCAACCCGCAGCCGCGGTCGGCAGCACGCCGAGTGATCGATTCGCCAGGTGATGGCGCACTGATGTTCATGTGATAGCGCACGAGTCGGCGCGTGGCGAAGCGAGCAGTTCGTGCTGCGTGCCGGCTCGACGTGGGATGATGAGAATGAACCAATTGGCTAGTGCGACGTCGCTCTACCTGCTTGCTGACAGTCCGGTGCATCGGTAGGAGCTAGATGCCGAGCCACCGGATCGGCTATTTTCCAGCAGATACCTCAGATTCGGTCCCGCGACGGCTACTGCGGTGAGCGCCTCCATCTCGACCCAGTCGGGCCGTTTGTCATTGCTGTTGCCTCGATGATGACGGCAGTGTCGGGTGTAACCGAACACCACCTTCACAGAGGACGGCGCCAACGGGCGACACGGCGGTAGCAGCTTTGAAGTCTGCTTGGCCGCCGTGACACCCGCGGGGAATGTGACGGCAATGACCTCCACTGTCTGCGCACCCCTCGTGCGCAGCAGGGCGATCGC from Nocardia iowensis includes these protein-coding regions:
- a CDS encoding cyclic pyranopterin monophosphate synthase MoaC codes for the protein MRTAVADGELRTTAAAIALLRTRGAQTVEVIAVTFPAGVTAAKQTSKLLPPCRPLAPSSVKVVFGYTRHCRHHRGNSNDKRPDWVEMEALTAVAVAGPNLRYLLENSRSGGSASSSYRCTGLSASR